Proteins encoded by one window of Planktothrix serta PCC 8927:
- a CDS encoding single-stranded DNA-binding protein, translating into MNSIILMAEIIQDPQLRYTPDNQLALTEMLVQFPGVREVDPPATLKVIAWGNFAQEVHEKYHQGDQIIIEGRLGMNMIERKEGFKEKRAELTAQRIYPVKGDLKSQPYPSDAAATPNKVVDLGSRRANTPPPISEEPLEPRRSPTTSPPSRTAPPSEPDNPDYDPIPFKRVIASQIVEVGLVEAWESEINRPRVGFEWTKF; encoded by the coding sequence ATGAACAGTATTATTCTAATGGCGGAGATTATTCAAGATCCGCAACTTCGTTATACCCCCGATAACCAACTCGCCCTAACAGAAATGTTAGTTCAGTTTCCTGGGGTGCGAGAGGTTGATCCCCCGGCTACCTTAAAAGTGATCGCCTGGGGGAATTTTGCCCAAGAAGTTCATGAAAAATATCATCAAGGCGATCAAATCATTATTGAAGGTCGTTTAGGAATGAATATGATTGAGCGAAAAGAAGGGTTTAAAGAAAAACGCGCGGAATTAACGGCTCAACGGATCTATCCTGTAAAGGGGGATCTCAAAAGCCAACCCTATCCTTCTGATGCAGCAGCCACACCCAATAAAGTTGTTGATTTGGGTTCTCGTCGCGCTAACACTCCTCCCCCTATTTCCGAAGAACCCCTTGAACCCCGTCGCTCTCCCACGACTTCCCCCCCTAGTAGAACGGCTCCTCCTAGCGAACCGGATAACCCCGATTATGATCCGATTCCGTTTAAACGGGTCATTGCATCCCAAATTGTTGAGGTCGGACTGGTTGAAGCTTGGGAATCAGAGATCAATCGCCCCCGTGTTGGGTTTGAGTGGACAAAATTTTAA
- a CDS encoding mannose-1-phosphate guanyltransferase, translating into MRAVLMAGGSGTRLRPLTCDLPKPMVPILNRPIAEHIIHLLKQHNITEVIATLHYLPDVMREYFHDGSDLGVQITYAVEEDQPLGTAGCVKNIAELLDQTFLVISGDSVTDFDLTAAIEFHHRKQSKATLILTRVPNPIEFGVVITDENNRINRFLEKPSASEVFSDTVNTGTYILEPEVLQYLPFDQECDFSQDLFPLLLEKGEPMYGFIANNYWCDIGHLDVYREAHYDALIGKVKLKIPYPERSPGVWIGENTYIDETAQIESPVLIGRNCRIGARAQIEAGSVIGDNITIGADANIKRPIIWNGAIIGDDVHLRACVIARGTRVGRRAHVLEGAVVGSLSSIGEEALISPGVRVWPSKKIESGATLNINLIWGNTAQRNLFGQRGVQGLANIDITPEFAVKLGAAYGSTLKPGSTVAVSRDQRPISRMVTRSLVAGLMSVGINIINLDATAIPITRTTIPTLKVAGGIHVRLSPERADYLLIEFLDSKGINITKTKEKKIEGAYFKEDLRRAQIPEIGNVSYAIDLLDIYSTSFAKHINIEVLRYSNAKVVIDYVYAVSGAILPQLLAKFGCDAVVLNASLNHTALSVPERENLLDQLGRVVEALRANFGAQVYANGEQFMLVDETGSPIRGEPLTSLMVNMVLTSHPRSVVVVPVNTSAAVEQIARRYDAKVIRTKANPTALMEACHRYPNVVLGGSGDMGFIFPQLHPGFDAMFSIAKIIEMLTSQERSLTQVRADLPHVVHRRYTVRCPWTIKGALMRHLVETHSPENLELIDGVKLINYQDDNWVLILPDAGEPMVHIFANSVDRDWVDTTLREYRNLVHDFVNQSQGMDHQEDI; encoded by the coding sequence ATGCGAGCAGTGCTAATGGCAGGTGGATCGGGAACGCGACTACGACCGTTAACGTGCGATCTTCCTAAACCGATGGTACCGATACTCAATCGTCCCATTGCTGAACATATTATTCATTTACTCAAACAACATAATATTACAGAAGTGATTGCTACCCTGCATTATCTTCCCGATGTCATGCGGGAATATTTTCATGATGGCAGTGATTTGGGTGTACAAATTACTTATGCGGTTGAAGAAGATCAACCTCTGGGAACCGCAGGTTGTGTAAAAAATATTGCTGAACTTTTAGATCAAACTTTCTTAGTGATTAGTGGAGATAGTGTTACCGATTTTGATTTAACTGCCGCCATTGAATTCCATCACCGCAAACAATCTAAAGCCACATTAATTTTAACCCGAGTGCCTAACCCGATTGAATTTGGGGTGGTGATTACCGATGAAAATAATCGCATTAATCGTTTTTTAGAAAAACCCTCCGCCAGTGAAGTCTTTTCCGATACGGTGAATACGGGAACCTATATTTTAGAACCGGAAGTTTTACAGTATCTTCCCTTTGATCAAGAGTGTGATTTTTCCCAAGATTTATTCCCCTTACTCCTGGAAAAAGGAGAACCCATGTATGGGTTTATTGCCAATAACTATTGGTGTGATATTGGTCATTTAGATGTCTATCGAGAAGCCCATTATGATGCCTTAATCGGAAAAGTTAAACTCAAAATTCCCTATCCTGAACGTTCTCCGGGGGTGTGGATTGGCGAAAATACCTATATTGATGAAACGGCCCAAATTGAATCCCCGGTTTTGATTGGTCGCAATTGTCGGATTGGGGCGAGGGCGCAAATTGAAGCCGGAAGCGTCATTGGCGATAATATCACCATCGGGGCGGATGCCAATATTAAACGACCGATTATTTGGAATGGGGCGATTATTGGGGATGATGTCCATTTACGGGCCTGTGTGATCGCCAGGGGCACCCGTGTCGGCCGTCGCGCCCATGTCCTCGAAGGGGCGGTGGTGGGTTCTTTATCCAGTATTGGGGAAGAAGCCCTAATTAGTCCAGGGGTGCGGGTGTGGCCGAGTAAAAAAATCGAATCCGGGGCGACGCTGAATATTAATTTAATTTGGGGGAATACGGCCCAACGCAATTTATTTGGTCAACGGGGGGTTCAAGGATTAGCAAATATTGATATTACTCCCGAATTTGCGGTTAAATTGGGTGCTGCTTATGGATCAACTTTAAAACCCGGTTCAACGGTGGCAGTTTCGCGGGATCAACGGCCGATTTCTCGGATGGTCACTCGTTCTTTAGTGGCGGGTTTAATGTCCGTTGGGATTAATATTATTAACTTAGATGCCACAGCGATTCCGATTACTCGGACTACGATTCCCACGTTAAAAGTCGCTGGCGGAATTCATGTCCGACTTTCCCCAGAACGGGCGGATTATCTGTTAATTGAATTTCTCGATAGTAAAGGAATTAATATTACCAAAACCAAAGAGAAAAAAATCGAAGGGGCTTATTTTAAAGAAGATTTACGACGGGCACAAATTCCCGAAATTGGTAACGTTAGTTATGCCATCGATTTACTCGATATTTATAGTACAAGTTTTGCTAAACATATCAATATTGAGGTGTTACGATACAGTAATGCCAAAGTTGTAATTGACTATGTTTATGCGGTTTCTGGGGCAATTTTACCGCAACTTTTAGCAAAATTTGGCTGTGATGCCGTGGTTTTAAATGCTAGTTTGAATCACACCGCTTTATCCGTTCCTGAACGGGAAAATTTACTCGATCAATTAGGGCGAGTTGTAGAAGCTTTGCGGGCTAATTTCGGGGCGCAAGTCTATGCCAATGGCGAACAATTTATGTTAGTTGATGAAACCGGAAGTCCCATCCGAGGGGAACCCTTAACCTCTCTGATGGTGAATATGGTCTTAACTTCCCATCCCCGTAGTGTGGTGGTAGTTCCCGTCAATACTTCGGCGGCGGTGGAACAAATAGCCCGTCGTTATGATGCTAAGGTGATTCGCACGAAGGCTAACCCAACGGCTTTAATGGAAGCTTGTCACCGCTATCCTAATGTGGTTTTAGGAGGGAGTGGGGATATGGGGTTTATTTTCCCCCAACTGCATCCGGGGTTTGATGCCATGTTTTCCATTGCTAAAATTATTGAAATGTTAACCAGTCAAGAGCGATCGCTCACCCAAGTGCGGGCAGATTTACCCCATGTTGTCCATCGTCGATATACCGTCCGTTGTCCTTGGACAATCAAAGGAGCGTTGATGCGGCATTTAGTGGAAACCCATTCCCCTGAAAACTTAGAATTAATTGATGGGGTGAAGTTAATTAACTACCAAGATGATAACTGGGTTTTGATTTTACCCGATGCGGGAGAACCGATGGTTCATATTTTTGCCAATAGCGTTGATCGAGATTGGGTTGATACCACCTTGCGAGAATATCGCAATTTAGTCCATGATTTTGTTAATCAATCTCAAGGGATGGATCACCAAGAAGACATTTGA
- the sat gene encoding sulfate adenylyltransferase — protein sequence MSHHLDAIAPHGGHLINRIATPDQRQEFLDKREHLPRVQLDERSLSDLELIAIGGFSPLTGFMEQADYKTVVDQMHLSNGLPWSIPITLSVSEEVASNLKVGLVRLDSPTGEFVGVLELTQKYTYDKEKEALNVYRTTDEKHPGVKVVYDQGGVNLAGPVWLLERQAHPYFPKYQIDPAESRAMFREKGWKTIVGFQTRNPIHRAHEYIQKCALETVDGLFLHPLVGATKSDDIPADVRMRCYEILIDHYYPKQRVILAINPAAMRYAGPREAIFHAIVRKNYGCTHFIVGRDHAGVGDYYGTYDAQYIFDEFEPGELGILPMMFEHAFYCTVTEGMATSKTSPSTPEQRIHLSGTKVRELLRRGELPPPQFSRPEVANELIKAMKTNNQ from the coding sequence TTGAGTCATCATCTTGACGCTATTGCTCCCCATGGTGGACATCTGATTAATCGCATTGCCACCCCTGACCAACGGCAGGAATTTTTGGACAAAAGGGAACATTTACCCAGAGTTCAGTTGGATGAGCGCTCGCTCTCTGATTTAGAATTAATTGCCATTGGCGGTTTTAGCCCCTTAACTGGGTTTATGGAACAGGCGGACTATAAAACCGTTGTTGACCAAATGCACCTCAGCAATGGTTTACCTTGGTCAATTCCGATTACTTTGTCTGTGTCTGAAGAGGTAGCCTCAAACCTCAAAGTGGGTTTAGTGCGTTTAGATTCCCCAACGGGTGAATTTGTGGGTGTTTTGGAACTCACCCAAAAATATACCTACGATAAGGAAAAAGAAGCTCTCAACGTTTATCGCACCACAGACGAAAAACATCCAGGGGTGAAAGTCGTTTATGATCAAGGGGGTGTGAATCTTGCTGGCCCGGTTTGGTTATTAGAGCGTCAAGCCCATCCCTATTTCCCAAAATATCAAATTGACCCCGCAGAATCACGGGCGATGTTTCGAGAAAAAGGATGGAAAACGATTGTCGGATTTCAAACTCGAAATCCTATCCATCGAGCCCATGAATATATTCAAAAATGTGCGTTAGAAACCGTTGATGGATTATTTTTGCATCCTTTAGTGGGAGCAACAAAATCCGATGATATTCCGGCAGATGTACGGATGCGCTGCTATGAAATTTTGATTGATCATTACTATCCTAAACAACGGGTGATTTTAGCGATTAATCCGGCTGCGATGCGTTATGCAGGCCCCCGTGAAGCGATTTTTCATGCTATTGTGCGGAAAAATTATGGCTGTACTCACTTTATTGTCGGTCGAGATCATGCCGGGGTGGGCGATTATTATGGCACTTATGATGCTCAATATATTTTCGATGAGTTTGAACCTGGGGAATTAGGCATACTGCCGATGATGTTTGAACACGCTTTTTATTGTACGGTGACAGAAGGCATGGCTACTAGCAAAACCAGTCCTAGCACCCCAGAACAGCGAATTCATTTATCGGGAACTAAGGTGCGAGAATTACTGCGTCGGGGAGAATTACCCCCCCCGCAATTTTCCCGACCCGAAGTTGCTAATGAACTAATTAAAGCCATGAAAACGAATAATCAGTAA
- a CDS encoding cobalt-precorrin-6A reductase, with translation MQKLIHRVWLIGGTSESAILAEAIAQLQIDCIVSVTTESAKSLYPESEFLTIWVGKLEESKISQFINTNKINRILDASHPYAVEISKLAIAISQTHKIPYLRYERLAIVPQNLANIVYLDSVETLLNGDYLTGKRVLLTLGYRILAQFTKWQDQALLFTRILPSSVALDTALKAGFTPDRIIALRPPFSLELETALWQHWQISLVVTKASGSAGGEDIKINLAHQFNIPLIIIQRPLINYPQMTQSFSNAIKFCQPLKGG, from the coding sequence ATGCAGAAATTAATTCATCGAGTCTGGTTAATTGGAGGAACTAGCGAAAGTGCAATATTAGCTGAGGCGATCGCACAATTGCAAATTGATTGTATTGTTAGTGTGACTACAGAATCAGCAAAATCTCTCTATCCTGAATCTGAATTTTTAACAATTTGGGTAGGTAAATTAGAGGAAAGCAAAATTAGCCAATTTATTAATACTAATAAAATTAACAGGATTTTAGATGCTTCTCATCCCTATGCAGTAGAAATTTCTAAATTAGCGATCGCAATTTCCCAAACCCATAAGATTCCCTATTTACGATATGAACGTCTGGCTATAGTTCCTCAAAATTTAGCTAATATTGTTTATTTAGATAGTGTTGAAACCCTATTAAACGGCGATTATTTAACCGGAAAACGAGTATTACTCACCTTGGGATACAGAATATTAGCTCAATTTACAAAATGGCAAGATCAAGCCCTATTATTTACGCGAATATTACCTTCTTCTGTTGCTTTAGATACAGCTTTGAAAGCCGGATTTACACCGGATCGAATCATTGCCCTTCGTCCTCCTTTCTCCCTAGAATTAGAAACAGCATTATGGCAACATTGGCAGATTTCGCTGGTGGTGACAAAAGCCTCTGGGTCAGCAGGGGGGGAAGATATTAAAATCAATCTAGCCCATCAATTCAACATTCCTTTAATTATTATTCAGCGACCCTTGATTAATTATCCTCAGATGACTCAATCTTTTTCAAATGCTATTAAATTTTGTCAACCCTTAAAGGGGGGATAA
- a CDS encoding urease accessory protein UreH domain-containing protein, producing the protein MIIDLLLMGALGFLGSFGHCLGMCGPLTVAFSFSDQSLSPGKIPLQFHLLLNLGRILSYALVGAIIGGLGSVLIASGQMAGIGSIFRQGIAILTGIMLIILGLAQINPTVFHRFPIFHPLSPKNLHTHLSKLMVNVSLQNHAFTPLLLGLIWGFIPCGFLYTAQIKAAETGNIGLGILTMLAFGTGTLPTMLGVGLLTEKFTADRRSQLFRMGGWITLLIGILTVLRTGNHVDYTGYGSLICLMLALIARPISRLWSYPLKYRRVLGVGAFVLAIVHTVQMLDHTFQWNLTAFEFMLPQHQGGILAGGLAFMLMIPAAITSFDFIQNYLGIFWRKIHLLAVPALILAVIHTLLIGSNYWGGFDVTIGSKFRVVILTFLTLVVLLVRYRPVWSLFGLKKFYVAPLPLKQK; encoded by the coding sequence ATGATCATCGACCTGTTATTAATGGGTGCATTAGGATTTCTCGGAAGTTTTGGTCACTGTTTGGGGATGTGTGGCCCCTTAACCGTTGCTTTTTCTTTTTCCGATCAATCTCTATCCCCTGGCAAAATCCCGTTGCAATTTCACCTGTTATTAAATTTAGGCCGAATTCTCAGTTATGCTTTAGTTGGAGCTATAATTGGCGGGTTAGGTTCGGTTTTAATTGCGAGTGGACAAATGGCGGGAATTGGCAGTATTTTTCGCCAAGGAATTGCTATTTTAACGGGGATCATGTTAATCATTTTAGGACTCGCCCAAATTAATCCCACTGTCTTTCATCGCTTCCCAATTTTCCATCCCTTATCCCCTAAAAATTTACATACTCATCTGAGTAAACTCATGGTGAATGTGTCCTTACAAAATCATGCTTTTACTCCCCTATTATTGGGATTAATTTGGGGGTTTATTCCCTGTGGTTTTCTCTATACAGCCCAAATTAAAGCCGCAGAAACGGGAAATATAGGGTTAGGAATATTAACGATGTTAGCCTTTGGGACAGGAACTTTACCGACTATGTTAGGAGTGGGATTATTAACCGAAAAATTCACCGCCGACCGTCGCAGTCAACTGTTTAGAATGGGAGGATGGATTACTTTATTAATCGGAATTTTAACCGTATTAAGAACAGGAAATCATGTTGATTATACAGGGTATGGATCTTTAATTTGTTTAATGTTAGCCTTAATTGCCCGTCCCATTAGTCGGTTATGGTCATATCCTTTAAAATATAGACGAGTTTTAGGAGTGGGAGCTTTTGTATTAGCAATTGTTCATACAGTGCAAATGTTAGATCATACCTTTCAATGGAATTTAACCGCCTTTGAATTTATGCTCCCTCAACATCAAGGAGGAATTCTGGCGGGAGGGTTAGCATTCATGTTAATGATTCCTGCTGCAATTACCAGCTTTGATTTTATCCAAAATTACTTAGGAATATTCTGGCGTAAAATTCATTTATTAGCAGTTCCCGCGTTAATTTTAGCGGTTATTCATACTCTATTGATTGGGTCTAATTATTGGGGAGGATTTGATGTTACAATTGGGAGTAAATTCAGAGTTGTTATCCTGACCTTTTTAACCTTAGTGGTATTATTGGTTCGGTATCGTCCTGTTTGGTCATTATTTGGGTTAAAAAAATTTTATGTTGCACCCCTACCCCTTAAACAAAAATAA
- the fabF gene encoding beta-ketoacyl-ACP synthase II: MSTMNVKRVVVTGLGAITPLGNTKAQYWDGLINGRNGIGPITLFDASRHDCRIAGEVKGFDPCDYISRKEAKRMDRFAQFAVAGSQQAIADAKFVINDLNAEQVGVIIGTGIGGLKVLEDQQEIYLTRGPDRCSPFMIPMMIANMAAGLTAIHTGAKGPNSCSVTACAAGSNSVGDAFRLIQRGYAQAMICGGTEAAVTPLSVAGFAAARALSTRNDEPLKACRPFDKDRDGFVMGEGAGILLLEELDCALSRGAHIYAELVGYGMTCDAYHMTSPVPGGEGAARAISLAMKDAGLTPDQISYINAHGTSTSANDTTETAAIKKVLGESAYQVTVSSTKSMTGHLLGGSGGIEAVATAMAIAEDRVPPTINLDNPDPACDLDYVPHTSRAQIVNVALSNSFGFGGHNVTLAFKKFKP, encoded by the coding sequence ATGAGTACGATGAATGTTAAGCGCGTTGTTGTAACAGGTTTAGGAGCAATTACTCCGCTTGGAAATACCAAGGCTCAATATTGGGACGGGTTAATCAACGGACGCAATGGAATCGGCCCAATCACCTTATTTGATGCGTCACGCCATGATTGTCGCATTGCGGGTGAAGTCAAGGGATTTGACCCCTGTGATTACATCTCGCGCAAGGAAGCCAAGCGGATGGATCGCTTTGCTCAATTTGCGGTGGCGGGTAGTCAACAAGCCATAGCAGATGCCAAATTCGTGATTAATGACCTAAATGCAGAACAGGTGGGTGTCATTATTGGAACAGGCATTGGCGGACTGAAAGTGCTCGAAGATCAGCAAGAGATCTATTTGACTCGTGGCCCCGATCGCTGTAGTCCTTTTATGATCCCAATGATGATTGCGAATATGGCGGCCGGACTGACGGCGATTCATACGGGAGCCAAAGGGCCAAACTCCTGTTCTGTAACCGCTTGTGCGGCGGGATCAAATTCTGTGGGCGATGCCTTTCGTTTAATTCAACGGGGCTATGCTCAAGCGATGATTTGTGGGGGTACAGAAGCGGCGGTTACACCTTTATCTGTCGCCGGATTTGCCGCAGCACGGGCATTATCGACCCGCAACGATGAACCTCTGAAAGCTTGTCGTCCCTTTGACAAAGATCGAGATGGGTTTGTGATGGGAGAAGGCGCCGGAATTCTGCTGTTAGAAGAATTAGACTGTGCCTTAAGTCGGGGTGCTCACATTTATGCAGAATTGGTGGGTTATGGCATGACCTGTGATGCCTACCACATGACCTCCCCGGTTCCCGGTGGAGAAGGGGCAGCTAGAGCCATCTCCTTAGCGATGAAGGATGCTGGATTAACCCCAGATCAAATTAGTTATATTAATGCTCATGGAACCAGTACCTCTGCTAACGACACTACAGAAACGGCAGCGATTAAAAAGGTATTAGGCGAAAGTGCTTATCAAGTGACCGTAAGTTCTACGAAGTCGATGACGGGTCATTTATTAGGAGGTTCTGGAGGCATTGAAGCGGTAGCAACGGCGATGGCTATTGCTGAGGATCGAGTTCCTCCGACTATTAATTTAGATAACCCAGATCCAGCTTGTGATTTGGATTATGTTCCTCACACCAGTCGCGCCCAAATTGTTAATGTGGCGTTATCCAATTCCTTTGGCTTTGGAGGACATAATGTGACCTTAGCGTTTAAAAAGTTTAAACCCTAA
- a CDS encoding acyl carrier protein — MSDTFEKVKGIVKEQLDVEEDKITPSANFIDDLGADSLDTVELVMALEEEFEVEIPDEDAENIKTVQDVVNYIKKNAEKE; from the coding sequence ATGAGTGATACGTTTGAAAAAGTGAAGGGAATTGTTAAAGAGCAATTAGACGTTGAGGAAGATAAAATTACTCCATCGGCTAACTTTATCGATGACCTAGGCGCTGATTCTCTGGATACAGTGGAACTGGTCATGGCGTTGGAAGAAGAATTTGAAGTCGAAATTCCTGATGAAGACGCTGAAAATATTAAGACCGTTCAAGACGTTGTAAACTACATCAAGAAGAACGCAGAAAAGGAATAA
- a CDS encoding class I SAM-dependent methyltransferase, whose product MSKSSNPSNFFSLSVSSDPLERAINSVAYRFNREYQGEAFDLPPEVETMAIFRDRMAGTLSEKITSPFWEIAKPQKNQRCLDIGCGVSFLIYPWRDWEALFYGQDISNIAKDALTIRGPQLNSKLFKGVKLAPGHKLQYEDHQFDLAIATGWSCYYPLSYWELVLKEVKRVVKPGGDFVFDILIPDAELAEDWAILETYLGTEVFLEPLENWETIIKATGAKILKRKPGTLFQLYKIRF is encoded by the coding sequence ATGTCTAAATCTTCTAATCCATCCAATTTTTTCAGTTTGTCTGTAAGTTCCGATCCCTTGGAAAGGGCGATCAACTCTGTAGCCTATCGCTTTAACCGCGAATATCAAGGGGAAGCCTTTGATTTACCGCCAGAAGTGGAAACGATGGCAATTTTCCGCGATCGCATGGCCGGAACTTTATCCGAAAAAATCACTTCCCCCTTTTGGGAAATTGCCAAACCCCAAAAAAATCAGCGCTGTTTAGATATCGGTTGTGGAGTCAGTTTTCTGATTTATCCTTGGCGAGATTGGGAAGCTTTATTTTATGGTCAAGATATTAGTAATATTGCTAAAGATGCCTTGACAATTCGAGGGCCGCAGTTAAATTCTAAACTGTTTAAAGGAGTGAAATTAGCCCCCGGTCATAAACTGCAATATGAAGATCATCAGTTTGATTTGGCGATCGCAACGGGATGGAGTTGTTACTATCCCCTGAGTTATTGGGAATTAGTCTTAAAAGAAGTCAAACGAGTCGTTAAACCCGGTGGCGATTTTGTGTTTGACATTCTAATTCCCGATGCTGAATTAGCTGAAGATTGGGCAATTTTAGAAACCTATTTAGGCACCGAAGTTTTCTTAGAGCCCTTAGAAAATTGGGAAACAATTATTAAAGCAACAGGTGCTAAAATTTTAAAACGTAAGCCGGGAACGTTATTTCAACTCTATAAAATCCGCTTCTAA